A single Diachasmimorpha longicaudata isolate KC_UGA_2023 chromosome 10, iyDiaLong2, whole genome shotgun sequence DNA region contains:
- the LOC135167025 gene encoding uncharacterized protein LOC135167025 isoform X3: MTSPPIKYTTNRAIDHFNVAATLMKIIGYVDSIEDLRELPKSPSKWIYKCILNNNDGRRVRILCSGDDALKYKDEIKMYQGTLREKKYQRINNINAQFSFLDNKNHWRDY, translated from the exons ATGACATCTCCACCTATTAAATATACGACCAACAGAGCCATTGATCATTTCAATGTTGCAGCTACACTCAT gaaAATCATCGGCTACGTCGACAGCATTGAAGACCTGAGAGAGTTGCCAAAGTCTCCATCTAAGTGGATTTACAAGtgcattttaaataacaatgatgGCAGAAGGGTTCGCATACTTTGCTCGGGGGATGATGCTCTCAAATACAAGGATGAGATCAAGATGTATCAG ggaaccttgagggaaaaaaaatatcaacgaataaataacataaatgccCAGTTCAGTTTTCTAG ataataaaaatcactggaggGATTATTAA
- the LOC135167025 gene encoding uncharacterized protein LOC135167025 isoform X1 — translation MTSPPIKYTTNRAIDHFNVAATLMKIIGYVDSIEDLRELPKSPSKWIYKCILNNNDGRRVRILCSGDDALKYKDEIKMYQIIKITGGIIKAANPQYRRSTDTVSDKEFQFARRSTFDIFGTFNITNGADNGRSKVISYKKLRWRTFVLLAGQSRSLDGSKSHSEALPR, via the exons ATGACATCTCCACCTATTAAATATACGACCAACAGAGCCATTGATCATTTCAATGTTGCAGCTACACTCAT gaaAATCATCGGCTACGTCGACAGCATTGAAGACCTGAGAGAGTTGCCAAAGTCTCCATCTAAGTGGATTTACAAGtgcattttaaataacaatgatgGCAGAAGGGTTCGCATACTTTGCTCGGGGGATGATGCTCTCAAATACAAGGATGAGATCAAGATGTATCAG ataataaaaatcactggaggGATTATTAAAGCGGCCAATCCACAGTATCGGCGATCAACGGACACTGTGAGcgacaaagaatttcaatttgcacGTAGGAGCACTTTCGACATCTTTGGCACATTTAACATTACGAATGGAGCTGACAATGGAAGGTCGAAGGTCatctcatataaaaaattgagatggagAACGTTTGTGCTGCTCGCGGGCCAGTCCAGATCACTGGATGGCTCAAAGAGCCATTCAGAAGCATTACCACGATAA
- the LOC135167025 gene encoding uncharacterized protein LOC135167025 isoform X2, with product MENVCAARGPVQITGWLKEPFRSITTISGSSYGSGMFCTRVHRMTIHVVTYIPREDLIEGIKMTIKGRVDCRGDGFVLNINSMDDIAVLTEDVALNEDELDDAVEAPPLILKRGAAESASGEAMDVANKKLKAE from the exons atggagAACGTTTGTGCTGCTCGCGGGCCAGTCCAGATCACTGGATGGCTCAAAGAGCCATTCAGAAGCATTACCACGATAAGTGGTTCGAGTTATGGATCTGGCATGTTTTGCACAAGGGTCCATCGCATGACCATTCACGTGGTAACATACATCCCGAGAGAAGATTTGATCGAGGGAATCAAAATGACCATTAAAGGTCGAGTTGATTGTCGTGGGGATGGTTTTGTTCTGAATATTAACAGCATGGATGACATTGCAGTCCTGACTGAGGATGTAGCCCTCAATGAAGATGAGTTGGATGATGCTGTCGAAGCACCTCCTCTCATTCTCAAACGAGGGGCAGCTGAATCTGCATCTGGAGAGGCGATGGACGTCGCGAATaag aaactGAAAGCTGAATAG